From the genome of Triticum aestivum cultivar Chinese Spring chromosome 3B, IWGSC CS RefSeq v2.1, whole genome shotgun sequence, one region includes:
- the LOC123065567 gene encoding G-type lectin S-receptor-like serine/threonine-protein kinase LECRK4, producing MAAKPLHLLFYSTLVMLVSLQFQASSAQTNITSRFPLLAAAGAGWSSPSGRFSFGFYATDGGLAIGVWLATAPNITVTWTANRNNTPDTGGSLRLTYDGRLIWIGASIQDRPVAVPPRPAVSGAMLDDGNFVLYGADASVVWSTFASPTDTLLAGQDLVPGAQLFSSVSDTNRATGKYRLTNQQNDANLVLYPVGTSNVADAAYWSTVTFQIGFLLTLRLDASGVLYQANSNGSFTSNLTRSGSAKAGAEAYYRLTLDPDGVLRLYHHAFVSGGASKASVQWSTPSDRCLVKGVCGLNSYCVLDHDGQPSCLCPPGFGFLDATNTALGCTVNSSAGECRGGQQDAASFSMAPTLNMSWVNAAYEVMGAGTSAADCQAACLSDCFCAAVLRDANDGTCTKQQLPLRYGRVGGAYTLSVKTGGAANPASGGGGSGRDTRNKPVGVGRATTIALVCIGILACVALSAFIASARLLRVKRRHVALANADAGEGLEEETAPLRSYTYQELERATHCFRDPLGRGAFGTVFKGALRDGEKAIAVKRLEKLVEDGEREFQREVRAIGRTSHRNLVRLLGFCHEGANRLLVYEFMSNGSVADLLFKGGAPAWPDRLGIALDVARGLHYLHDELDSRVIHCDVKPQNILMDAAGTAKIADFGLAKLLQPDQTRTFTGVRGTRGYLAPEWYRGAGPVTVKADVYSYGVVLLEIVTCRRSMEMEEAGEERTLMELVYECLLRGEVTRAMSSDEVVDAAAVERAVKVGIWCVQGEPESRPSIKSVILMLEGHLEVPFPPPPAS from the coding sequence ATGGCTGCTAAGCCTTTGCATCTGCTCTTCTACTCAACACTAGTCATGCTTGTTTCCCTCCAATTCCAAGCGTCATCCGCCCAAACCAACATCACATCAAGGTTCCCCCTACTGGCTGCCGCCGGCGCCGGCTGGTCGTCCCCGTCGGGCCGCTTCTCCTTCGGCTTCTACGCCACGGACGGCGGCCTCGCCATCGGCGTCTGGCTCGCCACCGCGCCCAACATAACCGTCACGTGGACCGCGAACCGCAACAACACGCCGGACACGGGCGGCTCGCTGAGGCTCACCTACGACGGTCGTCTCATCTGGATCGGCGCGAGCATCCAGGACAGGCCGGTGGCAGTCCCGCCCCGTCCGGCAGTCTCCGGCGCCATGCTCGACGATGGCAACTTCGTCCTGTACGGCGCGGACGCGTCGGTGGTGTGGTCGACGTTCGCGTCCCCGACCGACACCCTGCTCGCCGGTCAGGACCTCGTGCCCGGGGCGCAGCTCTTCTCCAGCGTGTCCGACACCAACAGGGCCACCGGGAAGTACCGGCTCACCAACCAGCAAAACGACGCAAACCTCGTGTTGTACCCGGTGGGCACGAGCAACGTGGCAGACGCGGCGTACTGGAGCACGGTGACCTTCCAGATTGGCTTCCTCCTCACCCTGCGCCTGGATGCCAGTGGCGTGCTCTACCAGGCCAACAGCAACGGCAGCTTCACCAGCAACCTGACGCGATCTGGATCCGCAAAAGCTGGGGCGGAGGCCTACTACCGTCTCACGCTTGACCCTGACGGAGTTCTGCGTCTGTACCACCACGCCTTCGTGTCCGGCGGTGCGTCAAAGGCCAGCGTCCAGTGGAGCACACCGAGCGATCGGTGCCTTGTGAAGGGCGTTTGTGGGCTCAACAGCTACTGCGTCCTCGATCACGACGGGCAGCCTAGCTGCTTGTGCCCGCCTGGGTTCGGTTTCCTCGACGCGACCAACACGGCGCTCGGTTGCACGGTGAACTCCAGCGCCGGCGAATGCAGAGGGGGGCAGCAAGACGCCGCAAGCTTCTCCATGGCACCCACGCTGAACATGTCATGGGTGAACGCGGCGTACGAGGTGATGGGCGCGGGCACGAGCGCGGCCGACTGCCAAGCGGCGTGCCTGAGCGACTGCTTCTGCGCCGCGGTGCTAAGGGACGCCAACGACGGCACGTGCACGAAGCAGCAGCTCCCTCTGCGGTACGGCCGCGTGGGCGGCGCGTACACGCTGTCCGTCAAGACCGGGGGAGCGGCGAacccggcgtcgggcggcggcggcagcggcagggaCACCCGCAACAAACCCGTCGGCGTCGGGCGCGCGACCACCATCGCATTGGTGTGCATCGGCATCCTAGCATGCGTCGCGTTGTCCGCCTTCATCGCCTCCGCGCGGCTGCTCCGGGTGAAGCGCCGGCACGTGGCGCTCGCGAACGCTGACGCCGGCGAGGGCTTGGAGGAGGAGACGGCGCCCCTGAGATCGTACACCTACCAGGAGCTGGAGCGCGCGACGCACTGCTTCCGAGACCCGTTGGGCCGCGGCGCGTTCGGCACGGTGTTCAAAGGCGCGCTGCGCGACGGCGAGAAGGCCATCGCCGTGAAGCGGCTGGAGAAGCTGGTGGAAGACGGCGAGCGGGAGTTCCAGAGAGAGGTGCGTGCCATCGGGCGGACGAGCCACCGCAACCTGGTTCGCCTCCTGGGATTCTGCCACGAGGGCGCAAACCGCCTCCTCGTCTACGAGTTCATGAGCAACGGCTCGGTGGCAGACCTGCTCTTCAAGGGCGGCGCGCCGGCGTGGCCCGACCGCCTGGGCATCGCGCTCGACGTGGCGCGGGGCCTGCACTACCTCCACGACGAGCTCGACAGCCGCGTGATCCACTGCGACGTGAAGCCGCAGAACATCCTCATGGACGCGGCCGGCacggccaagatcgccgacttcgGACTGGCGAAGCTGCTCCAGCCCGACCAGACGCGCACTTTCACGGGCGTCCGCGGCACGCGCGGGTACCTGGCCCCCGAGTGGTACAGGGGCGCCGGGCCGGTCACGGTGAAGGCAGACGTGTACAGCTACGGCGTGGTGCTGCTCGAGATCGTGACGTGCAGGAGGAGCATGGAGATGGAGGAGGCCGGCGAGGAGCGCACGCTGATGGAGCTAGTGTACGAGTGCCTGCTGAGGGGTGAGGTGACGAGGGCCATGAGCAGCGACGAGGTGGTCGACGCGGCGGCTGTGGAGCGGGCGGTGAAGGTTGGGATCTGGTGCGTGCAAGGAGAGCCTGAGTCGAGGCCGTCCATCAAGAGCGTCATCTTGATGCTGGAAGGACATTTGGAGGTGCCATTCCCACCGCCTCCCGCTTCGTAG
- the LOC123067551 gene encoding uncharacterized mitochondrial protein AtMg00810-like, with product MNTVRVLVSCAANFGWKLHRLDVKNAFLHGDLKEEVYMEIPPGFGTEQTTGKVCRLKKSLYGLKQSPRAWFDRFRRAVWNMGYGQCNGDHTVFYRHTNKKITIVVVYVDDIIITGDEEEEIKRVKGCMSKEFEVKDLGNLKYFLGIEVARTEKGISLCQRKYTLDLLSDMGMMGCRAAPTPIEQNHQVTTQSGELVNKEDYQKLVGRLLYLCHTRPDITYVVGVVSRYMHEPRSGHLDIVHRILRYLKGTPSKGLWFAKSEHLEVDGYSDSDWASCQDDRRSTSGYCVFVGGNLVSWRSKKQNVVSRSTAEAEYRALSQGLCDMLWVKHLLCELKLLRKGPLRVWCDNQSAIAIANNPVQHDRTKHVEIDRFFIKEKLDAGIINLTHVSSGQQFADCLTKGQGTNVTWCVTRWG from the exons ATGAACACGGTACGGGTATTGGTCTCGTGTGCTGCAAACTTTGGGTGGAAATTGCACCGGTtagatgtcaagaatgccttcTTACATGGTGACTTGAAAGAAGAGGTATACATGg agataccgCCAGGTTTTGGCACAGAACAGACTACGGGGAAGGTATGCAGGCTGAAGAAATCCTTGTATGGTCTGAAGCAATCGCCGAGGGCATGGTTTGATAGGTTCAGACGAGCTGTTTGGAATATGGGGTATGGCCAATGTAATGGTGATCACACGGTGTTCTATAGACACACTAATAAGAAGATCACCATTGTTGTagtgtatgttgatgatatcatcatcactggagatgaggaggaggaaataAAGAGAGTGAAGGGGTGTATGAGCAAGGAGTTTGAGGTAAAAGACTTAGGAAATCTAAAGTACTTCCTTGGCATAGAAGTGGCTCGGACAGAGAAGGGAATATCTTTGTGCCAACGAAAATACACCTTGGATCTTTTGAGTGACATGGGCATGATGGGATGTCGTGCAGCCCCTACTCCAATTGAACAAAATCATCAAGTAACAACACAATCAGGTGAGCTAGTGAATAAGGAAGATTATCAGAAGCTGGTTGGGAGGTTATTGTACTTGTGTCATACCAGGCCTGACATTACGTATGTCGTGGGGGTGGTGAGCAGATACATGCATGAACCAAGGAGTGGGCATCTTGATATTGTTCATAGAATCCTGAGATACTTGAAGGGGACTCCGAGTAAAGGGTTGTGGTTTGCGAAGAGTGAACATCTTGAGGTGGATGGCTATAGTGACTCTGATTGGGCTAGTTGTCAAGATGATAGACGATCAACTTCAGGCTACtgtgtgtttgtgggaggaaaTTTGGTGTCATGGAGAAGCAAGAAACAGAATGTTGTGTCTAGATCAACAGCAGAAGCTGAATATAGAGCATTATCTCAAGGGTTGTGTGATATGCTCTGGGTGAAGCACCTACTATGCGAGTTGAAACTCTTGAGGAAGGGACCCTTAAGGGTGTGGTGTGACAATCAGTCAGCTATAGCCATTGCTAATAACCCAGTTCAACATGATAGGACGAAGCATGTGGAAATCGATCGCTTCTTCATTAAAGAGAAACTTGATGCTGGGATCATCAACCTTACTCATGTCAGCTCTGGGCAGCAGTTTGCAGATTGCTTGACAAAGGGACAGGGAACAAATGTAACTTGGTGTGTGACAAGATGGGGATGA
- the LOC123070492 gene encoding branchpoint-bridging protein yields MARRRVLKFLAGLKGCFDGRKASLLHQPSLPTIPEAIAAMTQEEVRLSLEHADMKVVPASTFAVTERMEWGDPTKCHICGEVGHWKRECPTRGRGRGYNRGGAGRGRSARGRGGYSETSWSQASRGRGGYSGHSGGQRAHMAVAGDTGTSKGKDVDDVVYGDFAHWASTDEGATDEPDGWDWHQA; encoded by the exons ATGgcacgcaggcgtgtgctgaaaTTTTTGGCTGGCCTCAAAGGTTGCTTTGATGGCAGGAAGGCTTCCCTGTTGCACCAACCTAGTCTGCCTACCATTCCTGAGGCTATTGCAGCGATGACTCAAGAGGAGGTGCGCCTATCCCTTGAGCATGCAGACATGAAGGTTGTGCCAGCTTCGACATTTGCAGTCACTGAGCGCATGGAGTGGGGAGATCCCACCAAATGTCATATCTGTGGGGAGGTAGGTCACTGGAAGAGAGAATGTCCAACTCGTGGCAGAGGCAGGGGATATAACAGAGGGGGAGCAGGCAGAGGTAGAAGTGCTAGAGGCAGAGGTGGATACTCAGAGACCTCATGGAGCCAGGCTTCTAGAGGTAGAGGTGGCTACTCAGGACACTCAGGGGGTCAGAGGGCTCACATGGCCGTTGCAGGAGACACTGGGACGTCCAAAGGCAAAGATGTAGATGATGTTGTCTATGGAGACTTTGCTCACTGGGCCTCCACTGATGAAG GTGCGACAGACGAGCCAGACGGTTGGGACTGGCACCAGGCGTAG